TGGTCAGGATTGCAACTGTTCCGAGAGCACCGCCGATCGCAAGCGACCCGACGTCTCCCATAAAGACCTCAGCGGGCGGAGCGTTGTACCAGAGAAATCCGAGACTCGCCCCGACCATTGCCCCGCAAAATACGGTTAATTCAGCGGACGCGGGATTGTGCGTTATGTCTAACCTTTCAGCCCAACGAGCATCGCTTGCAATATAGGTCAGTCCAGTTAACGCGGACATCGCAATGAAGGTAACGCTGATCGCAAGGCCATCGAGGCCGTCTGTCAGATTAACGGCATTTGACGAGCCAAGTAAGATGAACGCGATAAAAAAGAAATAGATTATCGGCCCGACCCAACTTATGCTCAGTGCCTGATTGGCTTCTGCCGTCGCTTTAATAAAGGGGATACTCAAATTCCACGGGTAATTTCCCCAAGCCCACAAAACGCCCCAAACGAGCAAGGCGGTTATCAATTGCCCCGCAAGCTTCTGCCGCCCAGTCAGCCCGAGGCTTCGTTTCTTGACGATCTTTATCCAGTCATCCGCAAAGCCAACCGCAGCAAATAACGTCGTAGCTCCCAAAGCGATCCACAAATAAAGGCTGTCCGGCCGTGCCCATAGGATCGTCGACAAAAAGACCGAGCCGATGATCAAAACGCCGCCCATTGTCGGCGTTCCGCGCTTTTCCTGATGCGACGCCGGCCCTTCTTCGCGGATCTCCTGGCCGAATTTCAGGTCAGCGAGCTTGCGAATGACCTTGCCACCCAATAGGAGCGAGATCAATAGCGAGGTGATCGCAGCCAGAGCGGTGCGAAAAGTGACATATTGAATAACGTTGAGCCCTTTGAAAATATAGGACTCACTATTTTTCCCATACTGCTGGAAAATGAATTGATATAAGAAGTAATAAAGCATTACCCGGCCGCCGTGGCCACATCCTCCAATTCAAATTTCGTGAGCAGCTTCTCAATAACTTTCTCAGTCCGCACCCCACGCGACCCCTTGACCAAAATCACATCGCCCGCAGTTACGATCTCGACCAACAGGTCGCCGGCTGTTTCCGAATCCACCGCAAACCTAACGTCAGCGAGCCCCGCGACTGTCGCCCCATCGATCATCTCGCTCGCGAGGCCGCGAACTCCGATCAAAACATCAACGCCTTTGTTAGCGATCCTCTCCCCCGTCTCGGAGTGAAGACGTTGAGCGTCCTGCCCGAGTTCAAGCATTTCACCGGCGACCACGATCTTTCGCCGCATTCCCGCTCCATCGACCAAAGTCTCAACCATCGACATCAGAGCATCCGGATTCGAATTGTATGAGTCATTGATGACCGTAAATCCAGCGGCAAAATGAAGAACCTCGCCACGTTGCGGCGGAGCCTCGACCGATTGCAAACTGTCGGCAATCTCGCTAACGCTCATCCCTAAACTGAGAGCAACCGCTGATGCTGCTAAAGCATTCAGGATGTTGTGCTTGCCGTTAAGCGGAAACACGACATCCGCTTGCTCACCTCTCACGACAAGCGTGAATCTAGTCTCACCAAAACGCTCAAACGCTATATTCTCTGCCCGAACATCCGCGACGTTTTCAATTCCGTAAGTAACTACCTTGCCCTTACTAAGCGAACTCATCGCTGCAACACGCGGATCATCCGCGTTCAAAACCGCTATACCGCCTTCTTTCATGCCTTCGACCAGTTCGGCTTTGGCTTGTGCAATTCTTTCGATCGTTCCGAGATGTTCGATGTGAACCGGCAAAACATTCAATTCAACGGCGATATCCGGCGGCGTAATTCGACAAAGCCGTGCGATCTCGTTCAGTGGGGTCGACATACCCATTTCGAGAACAGCAACATCATAGCTTTTGTCTGCCGCAAGCTTTACAACAGTCAAGGGATGCCCGAGACCGTTGTTGTAGTTCTTAATATTCCTAAGTACTCTCCGGCCGCTTGAGGACAGAACATGAGCTGTCAACTCTTTTGCAGTCGTTTTTCCCGCACTTCCGGTAATGGCGACCACTGGCTTGTCCCATTCGAGGTAAATACCATGAGCAAGCGATTGAAACGCGGCGATCACATCGTCAACGAATATCAACCGGTCCTGCAACGAGTCTAATTCGGCTCTGTGCTCTTCAAACCTGTCCTGACGAACTACACACGCCACTGCTCCTTTTTCGAGTGCCGAAGCAGCATATTTAGTAGAATCCTCAAAATCGCCATTAAATCCATTGTCGCGATACTCTGGCTGGGATAGTGCAAAGAACACATCGCCCGGCTGCACCTCACGAGAGTCGATAGCAAAAGAACCCACTTCGCTGTTCAGCAAAGCGGGGTCGAGTGCGGCCGCAGCGGCATTCATATAATCGATGGCGGTCTCAAGTTTCAAGTTCTATCCTTCCGATCAATTCCGCGAACTCGATCCTGCGAAATAGATTCGCCGTTAATCTGCTCTTCTCGGGTATTTTCTTATCTTTAGATTTCTTCAGGTCCTTTGGCTTTTCTTTTTCAGCGGGAGCCTGATCTGCCTTTTTTCGGCACGCCTGCGTCACTCTTCGTTTCAGGTGTTTTCTTCGCGACAGTATCTTTCAACGGTAGTTCAGGAATATTATCCGAAGCGATCAGGTTTTCCTGTTTGATCGGAGCGTCAGTTGGAACCTTCAATTCGTGTAAAAGCTGCTGAGCGATCTCTCGAAATACGGGAGCCGAAACCATTCCGCCATCGCGAGCACCGTTCTTTGGTTCGTCCATGATCACCGCGACGACAATCTCCGGATCGTCCGCCGGGGCCATGCCTACAAAAGTAGACATATAACGGCTCGAATCTACCCTATTTGACTTTGAGTTTACCTTCCACGCTGTTCCAGTTTTGCCAGCGGCGGTATAGCCGTTTAATTGAGCCCTTTTTCCGGTCCCCGTCAGCACGACCTGCTTCAACATCGTCCGCATATTACGCGACGTCTCCGGCGTAACTACCTGCGTTTGTTGAGGTTGCGGCAACTCTCTCACTTCACCGCCAGGCGATTTGATCGCCTTTATGATCCGCGGTTGAACGCGTATTCCGTTGTTTGCTATCGTCGCAAAAGCACTGGCCATTTGCAACGGAGACACTCCAATTTCATAGCCTATCGCCATGGATGCAAGTGAGTCTCCATTCCACTTGTCGGTTGGCTTCAAAAGTCCTGCCGTTTCCGCCGGAAGTTCGATCCCGGTCTTCGCTCCAAAACCCATCTTTTGGACCATTCCAAAGAAATCCTCTTTGCCGACACTCAGAGCAGTTTTGATCGCACACACATTACTCGAGTGAGCGAGAGCCTGCGAATACGAAACGGTTCCGACGCCGTGTGAATCAGTAAAAATGTGATTGGCGACATCGATCGTCCCGTTACCGGCACTGATCATGTCATTTGGATTAAAGAGCTTTTTCTCGAGTCCCGAGCTATAAGTAACTAGTTTGAAGACAGATCCCAGCGTGTACGCTGATTGAACGGCGTTATTAACCAAATGTCCTGAGGTTTTCGGCGTGATCGTGTTCGGATCGAATGTTGGATAGTTCGCGAGGGCAAGTATCTCCCCGGTCTTTGGGTTAATAACTACCGCGATCCCCGATTTCGCGTCAGCTTCGCGTACCCCTTTTTCCAGTTCCTGCTCGACCATGTACTGCAAGGCATAGTCGATCGTCAAATAGACATCGCCCGGAGCTTCGCGCTCAGCAACTTCCTCGTCATAAACACGCCCAAGGCGGTCACGTTCCTGGAGACTTCTGATCAGTTTACCGTGTAGGATGTCGTCCTGAGATTGCTCGATCCCTGCAACGCCATCGTCCTGATCATTACTAAAACCAACAACATGGGCCGCGATCGACTGTAGCGGATACGAGCGTTTCTGCTCATCTCTCCAGTGCAGTCCAGCAAATTTGGGGAGATCAGCTTTTCTGATGTCGGCGGAATCGAAAGATTTGTTTAATTTCTGTGAAACTTCCTCATCAAGTTTCTTGGCGATCGGAACATATCGTTTTTTAGACTCTTTCGCCTGCTGAAGCTGGGCCGCAAGTTGTCCTGCGTCCAATTTTAGGACTTTAGCAATAGATTCCGCTGCAGCACTTGTATCAGCCATCTCCGTTGGATCGGCGTAAAGGGTCTTCACTCGAAGGCTCATAGCTAATGCGCGGCTGTTTCGGTCGTAGATAGTACCGCGAAGCATTTGAGTTTGGCTTACGTTTTGCCTCATGTCCTGAGCTTTCTCCCGCAGCCATGAATGCTGGGTGACCTGCAAGTGAACAAGCCTTACGCTGATGCCGCCTATCCACAAGACAAAAAAGGCCACGACGAGCATGAATCTCGTGTAGGCCACCTGCTTCATATTTCTTTTTTTCGGACGCCGTGTAATGTTCATTTTCGTCAAAAACCTGGGAATCGTTTGCCGCTATTACTCAGTGGACGAAAGACACCTATTCGGTGGAAACATTTCTCTTGGCTTCCTTCCCCGTTTTATCGGACTTATTGAATGAGGTTGTAATGGGTTTTGCAGTAGCTGCTACAGACGCCGTTTTAACGATGAGTGGCTGATCATTCTTGGAGGGAGCCGGAACTGCTTTCGCCTGTACCGGCTCAGCAGTCTGGGAGAGAGCAGGATCCGCCATTGGATCAAATAACCCTGCCTTTTTTGCCGCTTTCTTGATCTCATTCGGCGACATCGACACTTCTTTCGCCAACAGCAGGCGGCGTTTTTCGGCCTCAAGCTGATCTATCTGCTTTCGGAGCCGGGAGTTCTTCATCCCGTAATCCATCGAAGAAAAATGCTGCGTTGCTGCAAAGAAAAAGCCGCTCGCGAGCGTCAACGTACTGACCAATATGAGTCCATAGGTCGTAAATCTCTTGGTTGAACTTGTTCGTTTGGCTGAAAGTGGCTGTTTTTCGTTTCTCTTGATCATTGGATCCTCCGGGGCACGGGCTTACTAATTCTCTAACTTACGGCACGCTCGAAGTTTTGCACTGCGTGAGCGCGAATTTCTTTCCATTTCAAACTCTGACGGCAAGATCGGCTTCCTCGTTAGGATCTCAACCTTTTTCGCCGCACCGCATATACATTGCGGGATTCTCGGTGGGCACTGGCATTTCCCCGCCAAGAGCTGAAACGCGTGTTTCACTATCCTGTCCTCAAGCGAGTGAAAGGTGATGATCGCGAGAACGCCGTTTGTTTTCAATACTTCGACGGAGTCGAAGATAAACTGTTTCAAAATATCAAGCTCGTGGTTTACAGCGATCCTCAGAGCTTGGAATGTTCGCGTTGCCGGGTGCGTCCGGTCTTTCGGGTTTGTCTTTACTGCCCTTCTGACAAGTTCAGCTAGCTCAAATGTCGTCGTTATCGGCGTGCCTGCGTCGCGTTTTTCAATTATCCAGCGAGCGATCTTTCGCGACGCCCGTTCTTCGCCGAAGTTGTAAATAATGTTCGCCAATTCCTCGTGACTCAACCGATCGATCAATTCCGCCGCTGTCTCATCATCCGAGTCCTGATCCATCCGCATGTCGAGCGGGGCGTCGAAGCGAAAACTAAAACCACGACTGTCGCTATCAAGCTGTAGTGACGAAACTCCAAGGTCGGCGAGGATGCCGTCAGGCTCGCCGAGTTTGGAAGTATTTACCACGTTGGCGATTGACGCGAAATTTGACTGGACCGGCAAAAATCTCGTCCCGAATCGCGTTAACCTTTCAACTGCAAGACTTAACGCTTCCTTGTCCTGATCGATACCAATTACTCGCGAAGTTTCCGAGACACTAAGGATGCCTTCGCTGTGGCCCCCGAGCCCGAGCGTAGCGTCAACAAAAAGTCCACCTTCCTCCGCGTTGAGAATAGCGACACACTCATCGAGCAGGACTGACTGGTGAATGCTTTCCGTTTCAGCCTGAGACATATTCAAAGATCTGAGGTCGACCTACTACTGACCGACGGTAGCGTCCGAAAATTTTTGCGTAGAAATCCCCTACACTGCGACGATGTCCAGTGCTTAAGCCCTTAAACAAGTATTTTAGATTTTCCGTTTTGGCTCCGGGTTTTAAACCGGCTTTAAGCAAATACTCAAGCATTTTATGCCTATATTTCGGGCATTGTCAAGAGAATATTTCTTAATCATTCTTAATCATCTATTTAAGCGGGTTTCTATTGATCGGAACGAAACTCGGTCCCTTTTGTATTTAAGCTTTTGGGTGGGATAGGATATTGGAGGCCTGAGAAAATTGTAATGAGCCAACTAGCCATCCAACTCCTGATATTCGGGCTGCTCGCAGCGTGCGCAAATGTGTTTGGGGGGCTGATCCTATTTCCATCAAGCCTTCACGGATTTTATAAAAGGTTCCTGAAATATCTCCTTGCTCTTGGAGCCGGCTTCATGCTGGCGGTCACGTTCATCGAGATCGTGCCGGAAACAATAAATATTTGGCAAAAGAAGGGCGACGGCAGTCTCTACCTGCCGATGCTGCTGCTTTTAGCGGGGTACATGCTCACGCAGTTTTTTGAACACACGATAGCCCCGCATTTCCATCTCGGCGGTGAGATGCATTGCGACGAGCATAATCACGAATTGATATCTCCAAAAACCGCCTACACAGCCATCACGGGCCTATTGATCCACACCTTTTTTGACGGAGTCTCGATCGCTGCCGCCTCACAGATCGATCTGCAGGTTGGGCTGTTGGTCTTCATCGCGGTCTTTCTCCATAAATTTCCTGAAGGATTCACTATTGGTTCAATGGTGATGGCGGCCGGCAAAGGATTTAAGCAAGTCATGATCGCAACGAGCCTCGTGGGATTGACCACGCTGAGCGGCGTTATGCTGTTCTTCCTGGTCGGATCCTACGCCGAAAACGCCGTCGCCTACGCTCTCCCACTCGCAGGAGGAGTAACTCTCTACGTAGCCGCCAGCGACCTCATCCCGGAAGTAAACCACCACGCCGGCAAAAACCCGCTGGTCTCGATCTCGGTCTTTGCCGGCGTCGCGATCTTTTTTGGGACGCAGTACCTTCTCCACAGCTTTGCTGGACACTAGAATTCTCGATTTTTGTCTTTCAGAGGATCGGCCGTCTAAATTCATCAATTCGCTAACAAATACAAAGCGTCACCCATTTGGGTGACGACACAAATGGGGAAGTAGAGGAATATAGAGATTCCAAAGTTTCTCCCACACTCATTTTCGCATTAGTATATATTGCTCAGAAGCTCGAAATCGATTTGAGAGTTTCGTGGTGGCTGTATGCCCAAAATATCCGAACAGAGTATCTTCAAGATAGTCGGCTTAATGTATGACATAACTCAACATACCGCTCCAGGGTCGTGGATCGATGTTTATAACGAAATGGCAGACCTTTTCGGTTCAGGACCTGGCGGATTCGCGGCGTTCGATCAGAGAAATAATTCATTCTCGGTCTTGGAAGGCACGATAGAGCAGACATTCCTTGACGAGTATTCAAACTACTACCAGCACCAGAGTCCGCTTCGTCCGGGCATCGTTGCCCTTCGGCCGGGAGAACGGTTTAATCGGCAAGAAATTATCGACGATAAGACCTTTCGCAAACTTCAGATCTATCAGGATTTCTATCGCCGTCAGGGTGTTTTTCATTTGGAATCGCGGGTTTTCCTTCATCATGCTGAATCATACGCCGGCGTATCATTTTCCCGGCCAGACCGCAGATCCAATTTCTCGCAGAGCGAATTGCTTGCGATGACGTATCTGATGCCGCACCTCGCCCGATCATTTAAGTTGTACTTTAATCTGCTGGAGGTTCACCGTCACAACCAGGTAATTTCGGATGCTTTCGACCGGATACCGCAAGGCGTTCTGGTTGTAGACAGTCATCGGAAACCAGTATTTGTTAACGCTCGAGCCTCAGAAATGCTGATGAAAGGAGATGGACTCAAGCTCGACGGTAAAGGAGTCCTCGAGGCATCGACAAATGACCGAACCTTTCATAGGCTGATCGCCCAGATATTCGACCGTCAAACTCATGAGTTTGATCGTTTCGGGGGTGTTGTTACGGTTGAGCGTCCGGGCGGATCGCGGGCACTCGAATTAATGATCTCGCCTTTCACCAACGAAGGTTTCCGCACTATCGGCTCAGATCGCCTCGCGATCATCTTTGTAACCGATCCCGAAGCAAAAACGGTCGATGTCGCAGAACTGCTGATAGAGATTTACGGCCTGACTCCCGCCGAGGCAAAACTAGCGCATAAGCTCGCCGAAGGAATGTCTTTTGCGGAAGCGTGTGAGGAGATGTCCATCAGCAGCAACACGGGTCGAACCCACCTGAAACGGGTATTCTCAAAAACCAACACTAATCGCCAATCGGCCCTCATAAAGCTTATCCTAACCGGACCGGCAAATATTCGCCGAAGTATCGAGAAAGTCTCTGGCTAAGCCGTTGGCGGTATGCCATATTCCACGGAACTAATGCTATTTTGGAACGATCAGCAGCAAACCAAGGTCATCCTCTACTTAGGCCCTTTTTCACGTTGGTGTTTCTGTACCCATTAAGTCCGGCTTTTCTGGTACATTTTTGAAACTAAACGACAATTTGGGGCGTATATTCAAACGGAGGCACTTTGGTGATATGCGAGAACCTTTGTTAGCAGGCATTCTTAGTTTACTGATTCCCGGACTCGGCCAGATTTATAACGGAAGAATTATTATTGGAATAATTTGGCTAGTACTGACCGGTTTTTCGTGGATCGGTTCGGCGGGTTTATTTGGATGGGTTATCCACTTATTTGCCGCTTGGTGTGCCTACAGTTACGCAAAGGATTTTCCCGTAAGAAGCTAAAGTTTCTTCATACGATCCTCCTCTTCGCCCGGTGTTTGCCGACACCGGGCTTTTTCTTTTCTGATTTCGGTAATCCGGTCGAATTGTGTAGTATTGAGCATTGCTTTTTATGGTTAAAGAGGGCATTCCTTTTATTGCGATCCCCGTCGTTCTGGCGGTGATCTTTGGCGCGTTGTCGTTTTGGCCGGTAGCTGTAGCCTTCATTCTCCTCGCTTTGTTCATGCTGTATTTCTTTCGGGATCCAAAACGTGAGATCCCGGCCGGTGACGGTTTAATAATATCGTCAGCGGATGGCCGCGTGACCCGGATCGAATCCAACGAAGACACTAAACTCGTCAGTGTATTTCTTTCGCCTCTCGACGTGCATATCAACCGCTCTCCAATTACCGGAAAGGTCAAAGAGATCAATTACGTAGCCGGCAAGAAAATGCCCGCAACCCGAGACGAGGCGAGTCTTGTGAATGAGCGTAACTCGCTCGTCATCGAGGGCGAAAATGTTACCGTTACTTGCACTCAAATTGCGGGAATTCTTGCCCGCCGAATTGTCTGTTGGCCAAAAGCAGGTGATAATCTTGAACGAGGTCAGAAATTCGGCCTGATCAAGTTCGGTTCGCGAACTGACATCCTTATGCCTGCGTCTGTCGAGATAGCTGTAACCGTCGGCGACAGGGTGCGAGGCGGCGAGACGATCATCGCCCGTGTCGGCAGCGAGAAAAACTAACCTGTGGAAGAAAAAGAAGATTCACGGCCGCCTCACCGCGGCATCAAAAAAGGCCTCTACGTTATCCCGACCCTTTTCACGGCAGCCAATGTCGCAATGGGTTATATGGCCGTTTTATGGTCGATCCGCGGGTATCAAGCCGCGACCATAAGCCCCGAGCTTGCAGCAAGCTACTTCAACAGTGCGGGCCTTGCTATTGGCCTGGCTATCCTTTTTGACACTGTCGACGGACGTGTGGCACGGGCTACAAGAACGGCGACTGAGATCGGGGTTCAGTTTGATTCACTTGCCGACGTATTAACGTTTGGTATCGCTCCTACTGCTCTTATATACGCGTGGGCGATCGCTCCTTCCTTCCCAGAGCAAACATTCGGATACAATCTCGGAGTATTTTTACTATTCGCGTACCTTATGTGCGGAGCGTTCCGACTGGCTCGCTTTAATCTGCAGGCTACGCGGCCACACGTACTTATCGAAGGTGCGGTTAAGGTCGACAAGAAGGCATTCGTCGGCCTTCCGATCCCACCGGCCGGTGGGCTGCTTGCAGCTCTCGTACATTTTTCGCCGACTCCGTTCAACTCATTCGGCGAGCCCGCTTCTGCCTATTACGCTTACTCTCTGATGGGTCTTGTAGCCGTACTCTCGATCTTGATGGTCGGGACGATCCGTTACACGAGCATGAAAACCGCAGGCTCGGGCCGACAAGGGTTTTATCTTGTACTTGCGATCGCTGCTATGGCGATGTTCATCTTTTTCTATTCAAAATACGCTTTGCTCGCTATCGCCGGAGTTTATGTTGTCCACGGCGTTATTTGGTGGATCTTCAGGTTGATCGGCAGGCTCTTTCGAACGGAAGCCGCAGCCTAGTCTCGTAACTTCTGCTGAATGGGCGTCACGCTTGCAGAGCGGCGGCGTTTTGATTTTGGAGTGTCGTATTCGTCCACATCGTCGTCATAATCGCGTCCGCTAGCCACCAGAATACTCATCAGCGTTAAAAACATCACGGATACCGCGGTAATGTGGAGCACGAAGTCAAAGAGGCTGTGAACGAGGATCGCGAAGCATCCGGCAAAAGCGCCAACCGCAGTTCCACGCCGAAATTGATTCGAAACGGCCGCGTTCCTTATGCCTTCGCGGAAAAACCAAAACAGAAATAGCCCTCCGATCACAGCCCCGACCAGTCCGGCATCAGCCACGATCTGGAGGTAGTCGTTGTGGGACTGCTCCACCCTCTCATATCCGCCTGAAGGGTCGTACGCCGTGTATGCCTGCGGAAACGCCCCCAAACCGGCTCCAAAGGGCAAGTTCGACGCGATAACCTTCAGTGTGACGCTCCAGATTTGGGAACGGCTGGATGTAACATCATCCGAGGCGGCCGTCTCCGAGAATCTGGTTAAGGATGTGTCTCCCCCAACAAAGACCGCTCCGGCAACCGCAGCGAAAATGAGTGCAAGTGAAAGTGCTGCTTTTAGAACGAGGTTCTTTGTGCCCTGAGCCTTGCTCGTCAGGATGATCAAAAGAATGATCTCAGCGATCAGAGCCACTAGGCCG
This sequence is a window from Acidobacteriota bacterium. Protein-coding genes within it:
- a CDS encoding CDP-alcohol phosphatidyltransferase family protein, producing MEEKEDSRPPHRGIKKGLYVIPTLFTAANVAMGYMAVLWSIRGYQAATISPELAASYFNSAGLAIGLAILFDTVDGRVARATRTATEIGVQFDSLADVLTFGIAPTALIYAWAIAPSFPEQTFGYNLGVFLLFAYLMCGAFRLARFNLQATRPHVLIEGAVKVDKKAFVGLPIPPAGGLLAALVHFSPTPFNSFGEPASAYYAYSLMGLVAVLSILMVGTIRYTSMKTAGSGRQGFYLVLAIAAMAMFIFFYSKYALLAIAGVYVVHGVIWWIFRLIGRLFRTEAAA
- a CDS encoding ZIP family metal transporter, giving the protein MSQLAIQLLIFGLLAACANVFGGLILFPSSLHGFYKRFLKYLLALGAGFMLAVTFIEIVPETINIWQKKGDGSLYLPMLLLLAGYMLTQFFEHTIAPHFHLGGEMHCDEHNHELISPKTAYTAITGLLIHTFFDGVSIAAASQIDLQVGLLVFIAVFLHKFPEGFTIGSMVMAAGKGFKQVMIATSLVGLTTLSGVMLFFLVGSYAENAVAYALPLAGGVTLYVAASDLIPEVNHHAGKNPLVSISVFAGVAIFFGTQYLLHSFAGH
- the murF gene encoding UDP-N-acetylmuramoyl-tripeptide--D-alanyl-D-alanine ligase, coding for MKLETAIDYMNAAAAALDPALLNSEVGSFAIDSREVQPGDVFFALSQPEYRDNGFNGDFEDSTKYAASALEKGAVACVVRQDRFEEHRAELDSLQDRLIFVDDVIAAFQSLAHGIYLEWDKPVVAITGSAGKTTAKELTAHVLSSSGRRVLRNIKNYNNGLGHPLTVVKLAADKSYDVAVLEMGMSTPLNEIARLCRITPPDIAVELNVLPVHIEHLGTIERIAQAKAELVEGMKEGGIAVLNADDPRVAAMSSLSKGKVVTYGIENVADVRAENIAFERFGETRFTLVVRGEQADVVFPLNGKHNILNALAASAVALSLGMSVSEIADSLQSVEAPPQRGEVLHFAAGFTVINDSYNSNPDALMSMVETLVDGAGMRRKIVVAGEMLELGQDAQRLHSETGERIANKGVDVLIGVRGLASEMIDGATVAGLADVRFAVDSETAGDLLVEIVTAGDVILVKGSRGVRTEKVIEKLLTKFELEDVATAAG
- a CDS encoding O-antigen ligase family protein: MSRLNKIAYFLICAVGILTTLAYGTVHQPVIALFYLVTAALALILIADAVFSGVMKVSRTRLQIPLILLGVYALIQVVPFGSLTAPAAVSGTSRTLSIEPFATRVVALHIFALSTFFLVALSVLDSAARVRRFVSVLTIFGFGYAFFAILQSVLSPDKIFGIYQPAAGVPFGSFVNRHDFAAIIEMTIALPLGLIFAGSLRSDKRLLYIVAIALMGAALLLSGSRGGLVALIAEIILLIILTSKAQGTKNLVLKAALSLALIFAAVAGAVFVGGDTSLTRFSETAASDDVTSSRSQIWSVTLKVIASNLPFGAGLGAFPQAYTAYDPSGGYERVEQSHNDYLQIVADAGLVGAVIGGLFLFWFFREGIRNAAVSNQFRRGTAVGAFAGCFAILVHSLFDFVLHITAVSVMFLTLMSILVASGRDYDDDVDEYDTPKSKRRRSASVTPIQQKLRD
- the rsmH gene encoding 16S rRNA (cytosine(1402)-N(4))-methyltransferase RsmH, giving the protein MSQAETESIHQSVLLDECVAILNAEEGGLFVDATLGLGGHSEGILSVSETSRVIGIDQDKEALSLAVERLTRFGTRFLPVQSNFASIANVVNTSKLGEPDGILADLGVSSLQLDSDSRGFSFRFDAPLDMRMDQDSDDETAAELIDRLSHEELANIIYNFGEERASRKIARWIIEKRDAGTPITTTFELAELVRRAVKTNPKDRTHPATRTFQALRIAVNHELDILKQFIFDSVEVLKTNGVLAIITFHSLEDRIVKHAFQLLAGKCQCPPRIPQCICGAAKKVEILTRKPILPSEFEMERNSRSRSAKLRACRKLEN
- a CDS encoding helix-turn-helix transcriptional regulator, with product MPKISEQSIFKIVGLMYDITQHTAPGSWIDVYNEMADLFGSGPGGFAAFDQRNNSFSVLEGTIEQTFLDEYSNYYQHQSPLRPGIVALRPGERFNRQEIIDDKTFRKLQIYQDFYRRQGVFHLESRVFLHHAESYAGVSFSRPDRRSNFSQSELLAMTYLMPHLARSFKLYFNLLEVHRHNQVISDAFDRIPQGVLVVDSHRKPVFVNARASEMLMKGDGLKLDGKGVLEASTNDRTFHRLIAQIFDRQTHEFDRFGGVVTVERPGGSRALELMISPFTNEGFRTIGSDRLAIIFVTDPEAKTVDVAELLIEIYGLTPAEAKLAHKLAEGMSFAEACEEMSISSNTGRTHLKRVFSKTNTNRQSALIKLILTGPANIRRSIEKVSG
- a CDS encoding phospho-N-acetylmuramoyl-pentapeptide-transferase, with the protein product MLYYFLYQFIFQQYGKNSESYIFKGLNVIQYVTFRTALAAITSLLISLLLGGKVIRKLADLKFGQEIREEGPASHQEKRGTPTMGGVLIIGSVFLSTILWARPDSLYLWIALGATTLFAAVGFADDWIKIVKKRSLGLTGRQKLAGQLITALLVWGVLWAWGNYPWNLSIPFIKATAEANQALSISWVGPIIYFFFIAFILLGSSNAVNLTDGLDGLAISVTFIAMSALTGLTYIASDARWAERLDITHNPASAELTVFCGAMVGASLGFLWYNAPPAEVFMGDVGSLAIGGALGTVAILTKQEFLLPFIGGVFIIEALSVMLQVSVFKLTKRGGQPGRRIFKMTPLHHHFEMTGWKEPKIVFRFVIVAILFALLSLTTLKLR
- a CDS encoding phosphatidylserine decarboxylase family protein, with product MVKEGIPFIAIPVVLAVIFGALSFWPVAVAFILLALFMLYFFRDPKREIPAGDGLIISSADGRVTRIESNEDTKLVSVFLSPLDVHINRSPITGKVKEINYVAGKKMPATRDEASLVNERNSLVIEGENVTVTCTQIAGILARRIVCWPKAGDNLERGQKFGLIKFGSRTDILMPASVEIAVTVGDRVRGGETIIARVGSEKN
- a CDS encoding penicillin-binding protein 2; translation: MKQVAYTRFMLVVAFFVLWIGGISVRLVHLQVTQHSWLREKAQDMRQNVSQTQMLRGTIYDRNSRALAMSLRVKTLYADPTEMADTSAAAESIAKVLKLDAGQLAAQLQQAKESKKRYVPIAKKLDEEVSQKLNKSFDSADIRKADLPKFAGLHWRDEQKRSYPLQSIAAHVVGFSNDQDDGVAGIEQSQDDILHGKLIRSLQERDRLGRVYDEEVAEREAPGDVYLTIDYALQYMVEQELEKGVREADAKSGIAVVINPKTGEILALANYPTFDPNTITPKTSGHLVNNAVQSAYTLGSVFKLVTYSSGLEKKLFNPNDMISAGNGTIDVANHIFTDSHGVGTVSYSQALAHSSNVCAIKTALSVGKEDFFGMVQKMGFGAKTGIELPAETAGLLKPTDKWNGDSLASMAIGYEIGVSPLQMASAFATIANNGIRVQPRIIKAIKSPGGEVRELPQPQQTQVVTPETSRNMRTMLKQVVLTGTGKRAQLNGYTAAGKTGTAWKVNSKSNRVDSSRYMSTFVGMAPADDPEIVVAVIMDEPKNGARDGGMVSAPVFREIAQQLLHELKVPTDAPIKQENLIASDNIPELPLKDTVAKKTPETKSDAGVPKKGRSGSR